One window from the genome of Oryza glaberrima chromosome 3, OglaRS2, whole genome shotgun sequence encodes:
- the LOC127765613 gene encoding tubulin beta-2 chain, producing the protein MREILHIQGGQCGNQIGAKFWEVVCAEHGIDATGRYDGDSDLQLERVNVYYNEASCGRFVPRAVLMDLEPGTMDSVRSGPYGHIFRPDNFVFGQSGAGNNWAKGHYTEGAELIDAVLDVVRKEAENCDCLQGFQVCHSLGGGTGSGMGTLLISKIREEYPDRMMLTFSVFPSPKVSDTVVEPYNATLSVHQLVENADECMVLDNEALYDICFRTLKLTTPSFGDLNHLISATMSGVTCCLRFPGQLNSDLRKLAVNLIPFPRLHFFMVGFAPLTSRGSQQYRALTVPELTQQMWDAKNMMCAADPRHGRYLTASAMFRGKMSTKEVDEQMLNVQNKNSSYFVEWIPNNVKSTVCDIPPTGLKMASTFIGNSTSIQEMFRRVSEQFTAMFRRKAFLHWYTGEGMDEMEFTEAESNMNDLVSEYQQYQDATADDEGEYEDEEEEADLQD; encoded by the exons atgaGGGAGATCCTCCACATCCAGGGTGGGCAATGCGGGAACCAGATCGGCGCCAAGTTCTGGGAGGTGGTGTGCGCGGAGCACGGGATCGACGCCACCGGGCGCTACGACGGCGACTCCGACCTGCAGCTGGAGCGCGTCAACGTGTACTACAATGAGGCCTCCTGCGGGCGCTTCGTCCCGCGCGCCGTGCTCATGGACCTGGAGCCGGGCACCATGGACTCCGTCCGCTCCGGCCCCTACGGCCACATCTTCCGCCCGGACAACTTCGTCTTCGGCCAGTCCGGCGCCGGCAACAACTGGGCCAAGGGACACTACACCGAGGGCGCCGAGCTCATCGACGCCGTCCTCGACGTCGTACGAAAGGAGGCCGAGAACTGCGACTGCCTCCAAG ggtTCCAGGTTTGCCACTCGCTTGGCGGCGGCACGGGGTCCGGCATGGGCACGCTCCTCATCTCCAAGATCCGGGAGGAGTACCCCGACCGGATGATGCTCACCTTCTCCGTCTTCCCCTCGCCCAAGGTCTCCGACACCGTGGTGGAGCCCTACAACGCCACCCTCTCCGTCCACCAGCTCGTCGAGAACGCCGACGAGTGCATGGTGCTCGACAACGAGGCCCTCTACGACATCTGCTTCCGCACCCTCAAGCTCACCACCCCAAGCTTCGGCGACCTCAACCACCTCATCTCCGCCACCATGAGCGGCGTCACCTGCTGCCTCCGCTTCCCCGGTCAGCTCAACTCCGACCTCCGCAAGCTCGCCGTCAACCTCATCCCCTTCCCGCGCCTCCACTTCTTCATGGTCGGCTTCGCCCCGCTCACCTCCCGCGGCTCGCAGCAGTACCGCGCCCTCACCGTCCCGGAGCTCACCCAGCAGATGTGGGACGCCAAGAACATGATGTGCGCCGCCGACCCCCGCCACGGCCGCTACCTCACCGCCTCCGCCATGTTCCGCGGCAAGATGTCCACCAAGGAGGTGGACGAGCAGATGCTCAACGTCCAGAACAAGAACTCCTCCTACTTCGTCGAGTGGATCCCCAACAATGTCAAGTCCACCGTCTGCGACATCCCCCCCACCGGCCTCAAGATGGCCTCCACCTTCATCGGCAACTCCACCTCCATCCAGGAGATGTTCCGCCGCGTCAGCGAGCAGTTCACCGCCATGTTCCGCAGGAAGGCCTTCTTGCACTGGTACACGGGCGAGGGCATGGACGAGATGGAGTTCACCGAGGCCGAGAGCAACATGAACGACCTCGTCTCCGAGTACCAGCAGTACCAggacgccaccgccgacgacgagggtGAATacgaggatgaggaagaagaggctgatCTCCAGGACTAA